One Solanum lycopersicum chromosome 4, SLM_r2.1 DNA window includes the following coding sequences:
- the LOC101253580 gene encoding uncharacterized protein At2g02148 isoform X1 codes for MGTRVPVQHYDMRSAADSYIETSLHDLNAEGIGGGGAGGDDVDRGGGDVTEDSMDNGEESTAVDCLHETFRNSLPLHGIVVEEDRTSIENSGSSTGSYNIVTIDDISPIETARTRFLDIIVDHFIRPHVVDVVDSEADFAAQSSQDKMSKRKSREIHYEGDATYVLPLMYVANMYETLVNEVNVRLSSLNGMREKTIGVALEAAGGLYRKLAKKFPRKGPCIFKRRELATSFETRARFPELVIQEEKRVRFVVVNGLAIVEKPTSLCIDDAEWFRRMTGRNEVTVSPRDYKFYAPRHKYRRASNSISNITGFSAFTSTDNASSLAAGQSYRSVSEDSQQTTSKQQMQPLVHQAQFHPLQQSHHQHHINQSQHIAHFSHNQQCGPQSHLPEVVHAQQSLTNSPHMACLQQLGHVGGRMHIMPTSPAKFCDECGTPYLRETSKFCSECGTKRLGI; via the exons ATGGGAACTAGGGTTCCGGTTCAGCACTACGATATGAGGTCGGCGGCGGATTCTTATATAGAGACTTCGTTGCATGATCTCAATGCGGAGGGTATTGGTGGTGGAGGTGCTGGTGGTGATGATGTTGATCGTGGAGGAGGTGATGTTACTGAGGATAGCATGGATAATGGCGAAGAGTCAACAGCTGTT GATTGCCTTCATGAGACCTTCAGAAACTCATTACCACTTCATGGTATAGTGGTGGAGGAAGATCGTACTAGCATTGAAAATAGTGGATCTTCAACGGGTTCCTACAATATTGTTACTATTGATG ATATTTCGCCAATTGAAACGGCAAGGACAAGATTTTTAGACATTATTGTTGATCATTTCATAAGGCCACATGTAGTTGATGTAGTAGATTCAGAGGCAGACTTTGCTGCTCAATCTTCACAAGATAAAATGAGCAAGCGGAAGTCGAGAGAAATCCATTATGAAGGTGATGCTACATATGTTTTGCCCTTGATGTACGTGGCTAACATGTATGAAACATTGGTTAATGAAGTGAATGTAAGGCTCTCTTCTTTGAATGGAATGCGTGAAAAAACCATCGGTGTGGCCCTTGAAGCAGCTGGTGGTTTATACAGAAAGCTTGCGAAAAAGTTTCCTAGGAAAG GACCTTGCATATTTAAAAGGCGGGAGTTGGCTACTTCTTTTGAAACAAGGGCAAGGTTTCCTGAATTAGTGATACAAGAGGAGAAGCGTGTCCGGTTTGTCGTGGTTAATGGTTTGGCCATTGTGGAAAAACCAACTAGCTTATGTATTGATGATGCAGAATG GTTCAGAAGAATGACTGGCCGAAATGAAGTCACTGTATCCCCCAGAGACTACAAATTCTATGCTCCAAGACACAAGTATAGACGTGCGTCAAACTCAATTTCCAACATCACTGGTTTTTCA GCATTCACCAGCACGGACAACGCGTCTTCATTAGCTGCAGGTCAAAGCTACCGCTCTGTTAGTGAA GATAGTCAGCAGACTACCTCCAAGCAGCAAATGCAACCTCTGGTCCATCAGGCTCAATTTCATCCCCTTCAGCAGAGTCACCACCAGCACCATATCAACCAAAGTCAACATATAGCTCATTTCTCTCACAATCAACAATGTGGCCCTCAGTCTCACTTGCCCGAAGTTGTTCATGCTCAGCAGTCGCTAACCAATTCTCCACACATGGCTTGCTTACAACAATTAGGCCATGTAGGAGGACGCATGCATATAATG CCTACAAGTCCTGCGAAGTTCTGCGATGAATGTGGTACTCCCTACTTGAGAGAAACCTCCAAGTTCTGCTCAGAATGTGGTACAAAAAGGTTAGGAATATGA
- the LOC101253580 gene encoding uncharacterized protein At2g02148 isoform X3, with amino-acid sequence MGTRVPVQHYDMRSAADSYIETSLHDLNAEGIGGGGAGGDDVDRGGGDVTEDSMDNGEESTAVDCLHETFRNSLPLHGIVVEEDRTSIENSGSSTGSYNIVTIDDISPIETARTRFLDIIVDHFIRPHVVDVVDSEADFAAQSSQDKMSKRKSREIHYEGDATYVLPLMYVANMYETLVNEVNVRLSSLNGMREKTIGVALEAAGGLYRKLAKKFPRKGPCIFKRRELATSFETRARFPELVIQEEKRVRFVVVNGLAIVEKPTSLCIDDAEWFRRMTGRNEVTVSPRDYKFYAPRHKYRRASNSISNITGFSAFTSTDNASSLAAGQSYRSVSESADYLQAANATSGPSGSISSPSAESPPAPYQPKSTYSSFLSQSTMWPSVSLARSCSCSAVANQFSTHGLLTTIRPCRRTHAYNAYKSCEVLR; translated from the exons ATGGGAACTAGGGTTCCGGTTCAGCACTACGATATGAGGTCGGCGGCGGATTCTTATATAGAGACTTCGTTGCATGATCTCAATGCGGAGGGTATTGGTGGTGGAGGTGCTGGTGGTGATGATGTTGATCGTGGAGGAGGTGATGTTACTGAGGATAGCATGGATAATGGCGAAGAGTCAACAGCTGTT GATTGCCTTCATGAGACCTTCAGAAACTCATTACCACTTCATGGTATAGTGGTGGAGGAAGATCGTACTAGCATTGAAAATAGTGGATCTTCAACGGGTTCCTACAATATTGTTACTATTGATG ATATTTCGCCAATTGAAACGGCAAGGACAAGATTTTTAGACATTATTGTTGATCATTTCATAAGGCCACATGTAGTTGATGTAGTAGATTCAGAGGCAGACTTTGCTGCTCAATCTTCACAAGATAAAATGAGCAAGCGGAAGTCGAGAGAAATCCATTATGAAGGTGATGCTACATATGTTTTGCCCTTGATGTACGTGGCTAACATGTATGAAACATTGGTTAATGAAGTGAATGTAAGGCTCTCTTCTTTGAATGGAATGCGTGAAAAAACCATCGGTGTGGCCCTTGAAGCAGCTGGTGGTTTATACAGAAAGCTTGCGAAAAAGTTTCCTAGGAAAG GACCTTGCATATTTAAAAGGCGGGAGTTGGCTACTTCTTTTGAAACAAGGGCAAGGTTTCCTGAATTAGTGATACAAGAGGAGAAGCGTGTCCGGTTTGTCGTGGTTAATGGTTTGGCCATTGTGGAAAAACCAACTAGCTTATGTATTGATGATGCAGAATG GTTCAGAAGAATGACTGGCCGAAATGAAGTCACTGTATCCCCCAGAGACTACAAATTCTATGCTCCAAGACACAAGTATAGACGTGCGTCAAACTCAATTTCCAACATCACTGGTTTTTCA GCATTCACCAGCACGGACAACGCGTCTTCATTAGCTGCAGGTCAAAGCTACCGCTCTGTTAGTGAA TCAGCAGACTACCTCCAAGCAGCAAATGCAACCTCTGGTCCATCAGGCTCAATTTCATCCCCTTCAGCAGAGTCACCACCAGCACCATATCAACCAAAGTCAACATATAGCTCATTTCTCTCACAATCAACAATGTGGCCCTCAGTCTCACTTGCCCGAAGTTGTTCATGCTCAGCAGTCGCTAACCAATTCTCCACACATGGCTTGCTTACAACAATTAGGCCATGTAGGAGGACGCATGCATATAATG CCTACAAGTCCTGCGAAGTTCTGCGATGA
- the LOC101253580 gene encoding uncharacterized protein At2g02148 isoform X2 has product MGTRVPVQHYDMRSAADSYIETSLHDLNAEGIGGGGAGGDDVDRGGGDVTEDSMDNGEESTAVDCLHETFRNSLPLHGIVVEEDRTSIENSGSSTGSYNIVTIDDISPIETARTRFLDIIVDHFIRPHVVDVVDSEADFAAQSSQDKMSKRKSREIHYEGDATYVLPLMYVANMYETLVNEVNVRLSSLNGMREKTIGVALEAAGGLYRKLAKKFPRKGPCIFKRRELATSFETRARFPELVIQEEKRVRFVVVNGLAIVEKPTSLCIDDAEWFRRMTGRNEVTVSPRDYKFYAPRHKYRRASNSISNITGFSAFTSTDNASSLAAGQSYRSVSEDSQQTTSKQQMQPLVHQAQFHPLQQSHHQHHINQSQHIAHFSHNQQCGPQSHLPEVVHAQQSLTNSPHMACLQQLGHVGGRMHIMDIDNVAYKSCEVLR; this is encoded by the exons ATGGGAACTAGGGTTCCGGTTCAGCACTACGATATGAGGTCGGCGGCGGATTCTTATATAGAGACTTCGTTGCATGATCTCAATGCGGAGGGTATTGGTGGTGGAGGTGCTGGTGGTGATGATGTTGATCGTGGAGGAGGTGATGTTACTGAGGATAGCATGGATAATGGCGAAGAGTCAACAGCTGTT GATTGCCTTCATGAGACCTTCAGAAACTCATTACCACTTCATGGTATAGTGGTGGAGGAAGATCGTACTAGCATTGAAAATAGTGGATCTTCAACGGGTTCCTACAATATTGTTACTATTGATG ATATTTCGCCAATTGAAACGGCAAGGACAAGATTTTTAGACATTATTGTTGATCATTTCATAAGGCCACATGTAGTTGATGTAGTAGATTCAGAGGCAGACTTTGCTGCTCAATCTTCACAAGATAAAATGAGCAAGCGGAAGTCGAGAGAAATCCATTATGAAGGTGATGCTACATATGTTTTGCCCTTGATGTACGTGGCTAACATGTATGAAACATTGGTTAATGAAGTGAATGTAAGGCTCTCTTCTTTGAATGGAATGCGTGAAAAAACCATCGGTGTGGCCCTTGAAGCAGCTGGTGGTTTATACAGAAAGCTTGCGAAAAAGTTTCCTAGGAAAG GACCTTGCATATTTAAAAGGCGGGAGTTGGCTACTTCTTTTGAAACAAGGGCAAGGTTTCCTGAATTAGTGATACAAGAGGAGAAGCGTGTCCGGTTTGTCGTGGTTAATGGTTTGGCCATTGTGGAAAAACCAACTAGCTTATGTATTGATGATGCAGAATG GTTCAGAAGAATGACTGGCCGAAATGAAGTCACTGTATCCCCCAGAGACTACAAATTCTATGCTCCAAGACACAAGTATAGACGTGCGTCAAACTCAATTTCCAACATCACTGGTTTTTCA GCATTCACCAGCACGGACAACGCGTCTTCATTAGCTGCAGGTCAAAGCTACCGCTCTGTTAGTGAA GATAGTCAGCAGACTACCTCCAAGCAGCAAATGCAACCTCTGGTCCATCAGGCTCAATTTCATCCCCTTCAGCAGAGTCACCACCAGCACCATATCAACCAAAGTCAACATATAGCTCATTTCTCTCACAATCAACAATGTGGCCCTCAGTCTCACTTGCCCGAAGTTGTTCATGCTCAGCAGTCGCTAACCAATTCTCCACACATGGCTTGCTTACAACAATTAGGCCATGTAGGAGGACGCATGCATATAATG GACATTGATAATGTAGCCTACAAGTCCTGCGAAGTTCTGCGATGA
- the LOC101253580 gene encoding uncharacterized protein At2g02148 isoform X4, producing the protein MGTRVPVQHYDMRSAADSYIETSLHDLNAEGIGGGGAGGDDVDRGGGDVTEDSMDNGEESTAVDCLHETFRNSLPLHGIVVEEDRTSIENSGSSTGSYNIVTIDDISPIETARTRFLDIIVDHFIRPHVVDVVDSEADFAAQSSQDKMSKRKSREIHYEGDATYVLPLMYVANMYETLVNEVNVRLSSLNGMREKTIGVALEAAGGLYRKLAKKFPRKGPCIFKRRELATSFETRARFPELVIQEEKRVRFVVVNGLAIVEKPTSLCIDDAEWFRRMTGRNEVTVSPRDYKFYAPRHKYRRASNSISNITGFSAFTSTDNASSLAAGQSYRSVSESADYLQAANATSGPSGSISSPSAESPPAPYQPKSTYSSFLSQSTMWPSVSLARSCSCSAVANQFSTHGLLTTIRPCRRTHAYNGH; encoded by the exons ATGGGAACTAGGGTTCCGGTTCAGCACTACGATATGAGGTCGGCGGCGGATTCTTATATAGAGACTTCGTTGCATGATCTCAATGCGGAGGGTATTGGTGGTGGAGGTGCTGGTGGTGATGATGTTGATCGTGGAGGAGGTGATGTTACTGAGGATAGCATGGATAATGGCGAAGAGTCAACAGCTGTT GATTGCCTTCATGAGACCTTCAGAAACTCATTACCACTTCATGGTATAGTGGTGGAGGAAGATCGTACTAGCATTGAAAATAGTGGATCTTCAACGGGTTCCTACAATATTGTTACTATTGATG ATATTTCGCCAATTGAAACGGCAAGGACAAGATTTTTAGACATTATTGTTGATCATTTCATAAGGCCACATGTAGTTGATGTAGTAGATTCAGAGGCAGACTTTGCTGCTCAATCTTCACAAGATAAAATGAGCAAGCGGAAGTCGAGAGAAATCCATTATGAAGGTGATGCTACATATGTTTTGCCCTTGATGTACGTGGCTAACATGTATGAAACATTGGTTAATGAAGTGAATGTAAGGCTCTCTTCTTTGAATGGAATGCGTGAAAAAACCATCGGTGTGGCCCTTGAAGCAGCTGGTGGTTTATACAGAAAGCTTGCGAAAAAGTTTCCTAGGAAAG GACCTTGCATATTTAAAAGGCGGGAGTTGGCTACTTCTTTTGAAACAAGGGCAAGGTTTCCTGAATTAGTGATACAAGAGGAGAAGCGTGTCCGGTTTGTCGTGGTTAATGGTTTGGCCATTGTGGAAAAACCAACTAGCTTATGTATTGATGATGCAGAATG GTTCAGAAGAATGACTGGCCGAAATGAAGTCACTGTATCCCCCAGAGACTACAAATTCTATGCTCCAAGACACAAGTATAGACGTGCGTCAAACTCAATTTCCAACATCACTGGTTTTTCA GCATTCACCAGCACGGACAACGCGTCTTCATTAGCTGCAGGTCAAAGCTACCGCTCTGTTAGTGAA TCAGCAGACTACCTCCAAGCAGCAAATGCAACCTCTGGTCCATCAGGCTCAATTTCATCCCCTTCAGCAGAGTCACCACCAGCACCATATCAACCAAAGTCAACATATAGCTCATTTCTCTCACAATCAACAATGTGGCCCTCAGTCTCACTTGCCCGAAGTTGTTCATGCTCAGCAGTCGCTAACCAATTCTCCACACATGGCTTGCTTACAACAATTAGGCCATGTAGGAGGACGCATGCATATAATG GACATTGA
- the LOC101254893 gene encoding pentatricopeptide repeat-containing protein At5g13770, chloroplastic, which yields MAIATSSDWSFPPCINCKNRILKPKFCYSCKTLPFLSNIFLNSTTTLVAKSSSSCSSPVLDEKKSQKTPSKSSQVIELLDLEQIQDFSSTTNGTTSLPDSKDLNGVICSLLKDTQTQEIGYDYYEKAKGEKDFRPEKSTLKLLIRYLVNSSKWGSVFSLSKDLRTLKVLPDSSTCCRLISSCMKSRKFKIVNSFLELFIVVDQEISVLAFDSAMRGYNKLHMYSSTVVLYEKMKSARLVLDPGCYCSIMEAHSKMGNSDKVVSFFEEFESKRVESTTPQYVQVYKCLCESLGKSGRAYEALEYFRDMTKKGIQEDHSFYSIVICGFASIRDVKMAEELLEEAEGKKMLRDPALFLKLVLMYIEEGCMEKTLDVVATMTRVKIRVSDCIFCAIVNGFSRKRGLRSAVQVYEDLTSQGCEPGQVTYASVLNLYCRLGLYSNAEMVFSEMEQKGFDKCVVAYSSMIAMYGKTGRPKDAMKLVAIMKERGCQPNVWVYNALLDIHGKVLNLRQVEKIWKEMKRRKIFPDRVSYTSIISAYSKAREFDKCLIYYQEFTLNGGRLDRAMAGIMVGVFSKMNRVDELISLLQNMKREGTKLDGRLQKSALNSLRDAGLQIQAKWLQESFGAT from the coding sequence atGGCTATTGCCACTTCTTCAGATTGGTCATTTCCTCCTTGTATTAACTGTAAAAACAGAATCTTGAAACCAAAATTTTgctattcttgtaaaactttgCCTTTTCTTTCAAACATTTTCTTGAACTCAACAACAACTCTAGTTGCAAAGTCCTCTAGTAGTTGTTCTTCTCCTGttttagatgaaaaaaaaagcCAAAAAACACCTTCCAAGAGTTCTCAAGTTATAGAATTATTAGACTTGGaacaaattcaagattttaGTAGTACAACAAATGGTACTACTAGTCTGCCAGATTCTAAAGATTTGAATGGTGTAATTTGCAGTTTACTTAAAGATACTCAAACTCAAGAAATTGGATATGATTACTATGAGAAAGCAAAGGGGGAAAAGGATTTTAGACCTGAGAAATCAACACTGAAGCTTCTAATCAGGTATTTAGTGAATTCAAGCAAATGGGGTTCAGTTTTTTCATTGTCTAAAGACTTGAGAACTTTGAAAGTGTTGCCTGATAGTTCTACATGTTGTAGATTGATAAGTAGTTGTATGAAATCAAGAAAGTTCAAGATTGTAAATAGTTTTCTTGAATTGTTTATAGTAGTTGATCAAGAAATCTCTGTTTTGGCTTTTGATTCTGCTATGAGAGGTTATAACAAGTTGCATATGTATAGCAGTACTGTTGTGTTGTATGAGAAAATGAAATCTGCAAGGCTTGTATTAGACCCTGGATGTTATTGCAGTATCATGGAAGCACATTCTAAAATGGGGAATTCTGATAAAGTTGTGTCGTTTTTCGAAGAATTTGAGAGCAAGAGAGTGGAGTCAACAACACCTCAGTATGTTCAAGTTTACAAGTGTCTTTGTGAGTCGTTAGGGAAATCTGGTCGCGCTTATGAGGCTTTGGAGTACTTTAGAGACATGACTAAGAAGGGGATTCAAGAGGATCATTCATTTTACTCCATAGTTATATGTGGATTCGCGAGCATTCGTGATGTGAAAATGGCTGAGGAGCTTTTAGAAGAAGCTGAAGGGAAGAAAATGCTGAGGGATCCAGCACTGTTCTTGAAACTGGTGCTGATGTATATTGAAGAGGGGTGTATGGAGAAGACACTTGATGTTGTTGCAACGATGACTCGGGTGAAAATTCGAGTCTCTGACTGCATATTCTGTGCAATTGTGAAtggattttcaagaaaaagagGTCTAAGGTCTGCTGTTCAAGTGTATGAAGACCTTACTTCACAGGGCTGTGAACCAGGTCAAGTGACATATGCCTCAGTACTAAACTTGTATTGTAGGCTTGGATTGTATTCTAATGCAGAAATGGTATTTTCTGAAATGGAACAAAAGGGTTTTGACAAATGTGTTGTTGCTTATTCCAGCATGATTGCAATGTATGGCAAAACAGGAAGGCCAAAAGATGCAATGAAACTTGTCGCGATAATGAAAGAAAGAGGCTGTCAACCAAATGTCTGGGTGTACAATGCTCTTTTAGACATTCATGGAAAAGTTCTAAACTTGAGACAAGTCGAAAAAATATGGAAGGAAATGAAGAGAAGGAAGATTTTTCCAGATAGAGTAAGTTACACAAGCATTATAAGTGCATATAGCAAAGCAAGGGAGTTTGACAAGTGTTTGATATACTATCAAGAATTTACACTAAACGGTGGAAGACTCGATAGGGCAATGGCTGGGATTATGGTTGGTGTTTTCTCAAAGATGAATAGAGTTGATGAGTTGATTAGTCTTCTTCAGAATATGAAGAGAGAAGGGACTAAGTTGGATGGAAGACTTCAAAAGTCAGCTTTGAATTCTTTGAGAGATGCAGGACTGCAAATTCAAGCAAAATGGCTGCAAGAAAGCTTTGGTGCAACatga